One window from the genome of Bacteroidota bacterium encodes:
- the glmM gene encoding phosphoglucosamine mutase — MPTLMVSISGIRGIVGDGLDPEILVKFTSAYAKWIGSGTVVIGRDSRITGAMVSSITAGALNALGINVVDIGIVPTPTVQFAVKTLGAQGGIAISASHNPNEWNALKLLNSTGQFMSPGEHNEMKKYLGQPAEYKPWDKIGHTTFNYEMLKNHKEKALLLPFIDVELIRSKKFKVVADCVNGAGVYVIPELLRDLGCEVIELNCEKTGIFPRLPEPLPENLVETMAKVKETGADLAVVVDPDADRLVLITDEGEPFSEENTISHVVKWVLSKNPGNVVVNLSTTRTVDDVAKAAGCEVFRSPVGEANVVQKMKETGAVIGGEGSGGVIYPALHYGRDSLVGVIITLQHLAEFGGKLSDLKRALPQYSIAKKKIDISGKSPDEVLTAMVEKYKHEKVNTDDGLRIDFPDHWVHFRKSNTEPIIRVIAETTSYDEAVKLCEKYFAEITSLL, encoded by the coding sequence ATGCCCACATTGATGGTCAGCATATCAGGAATCAGGGGAATTGTAGGCGATGGTCTCGATCCCGAAATACTCGTAAAATTTACATCAGCTTATGCGAAATGGATTGGAAGCGGAACCGTCGTAATCGGTCGCGATTCAAGAATTACAGGTGCGATGGTTAGCTCAATCACTGCCGGTGCCCTTAATGCACTTGGGATTAATGTGGTGGATATCGGGATTGTTCCGACTCCGACAGTTCAGTTTGCAGTTAAAACTTTAGGAGCCCAAGGCGGAATTGCGATCTCGGCAAGTCACAATCCGAATGAATGGAATGCCCTGAAACTGCTCAATTCCACAGGTCAGTTTATGTCGCCTGGGGAACACAATGAGATGAAGAAATATCTGGGGCAACCCGCTGAATACAAACCATGGGACAAAATCGGCCATACCACATTCAATTACGAAATGCTTAAAAACCATAAAGAGAAGGCACTTTTGCTTCCCTTCATCGATGTGGAGCTGATCAGATCAAAGAAATTTAAAGTTGTTGCTGATTGTGTGAATGGTGCCGGAGTTTATGTAATTCCCGAGTTGCTCCGTGACCTTGGCTGTGAAGTAATCGAATTAAATTGTGAGAAGACAGGCATATTCCCGAGATTACCCGAACCACTCCCCGAGAACCTCGTTGAAACGATGGCAAAGGTAAAAGAAACAGGTGCTGACCTCGCCGTGGTTGTTGATCCCGATGCAGACCGCCTCGTCCTCATCACTGACGAAGGTGAACCCTTCAGTGAAGAAAACACCATATCACATGTAGTTAAATGGGTACTTTCAAAAAATCCGGGAAATGTTGTCGTTAATCTCTCGACCACCAGAACAGTTGACGATGTTGCCAAGGCTGCAGGTTGCGAAGTGTTCCGCTCCCCTGTCGGAGAGGCAAATGTTGTACAAAAAATGAAAGAGACCGGAGCGGTCATTGGCGGTGAAGGAAGTGGCGGTGTTATTTATCCTGCACTTCACTACGGCAGAGACTCCCTTGTTGGTGTTATCATTACACTCCAGCATCTCGCTGAATTTGGCGGAAAACTGTCCGATCTGAAACGGGCTTTGCCGCAGTACAGTATTGCTAAAAAGAAAATCGATATATCAGGTAAATCTCCTGATGAAGTTCTGACTGCCATGGTGGAAAAATATAAACACGAAAAAGTTAATACTGATGACGGTTTAAGAATCGACTTTCCGGATCATTGGGTCCATTTCAGAAAATCAAACACTGAACCAATCATTCGTGTCATAGCAGAAACCACTTCTTATGATGAAGCCGTTAAACTTTGTGAGAAATATTTCGCCGAAATAACCTCACTCTTGTAG
- the bshC gene encoding bacillithiol biosynthesis cysteine-adding enzyme BshC — MKINFKEIPGQSPLFLDYLYNFKKVAKYYIKDFRNEAIYEPHFRDVLSKYPSDRKQVTQTIKNQYISKRISAKTSQNIKLLEERNTLAIVTGQQLGLAGGPLYTIYKTITAIKLAAHLTAKYPDFNFVPVFWLAGDDHDFEEISSINLLNNENKVETIAYKVEEEGEKEAGSVGGIRLEKEIEDFISGLEGALRPTEFTQDVIHYISSIYRPGKSVAEAFSEMMFKFFDKYGLLIFNPQANDVKKLLIPVFKHELENYRAHATKLITISAGLDEEYHAQVKIRPINLFVNNENGRYLLDPLENNEFRLKRKKVKFSKDELLQLLESSPEMFSANVILRPVCQDWLFPTAFYVGGPAEISYFAQIVQLYKAFNLATPMAWPRISATIVEKSVQTLSQKFDLTINDYFELKGEIFNKVASMISEYDIEGKFEVAENRMANIFDDLKDYLSEIEKTLGDPVEKNKQRTLQYLVELKGKAEAARLRKHESTMNQLQKSYSMILPNDNLQEREINYFYFANKYGLGFYEYLMEKLDGESFDHQVVFL, encoded by the coding sequence ATGAAAATCAATTTTAAAGAGATTCCCGGGCAATCGCCTCTGTTTCTTGATTATCTTTACAACTTCAAAAAAGTTGCCAAATATTACATCAAGGACTTCAGAAACGAAGCAATTTATGAGCCACATTTCAGAGATGTTCTCTCCAAGTATCCTTCTGACCGCAAACAGGTCACACAGACGATAAAAAATCAGTATATCAGCAAGAGAATATCCGCCAAAACTTCGCAAAATATTAAACTTTTGGAAGAGCGGAACACGCTTGCGATAGTCACCGGGCAGCAACTGGGACTTGCCGGAGGGCCACTCTACACGATTTACAAAACCATTACAGCAATCAAACTGGCTGCACATCTCACAGCAAAATACCCTGATTTCAATTTTGTTCCTGTCTTCTGGCTTGCCGGAGACGATCACGACTTCGAGGAAATCAGTTCGATCAACCTTCTTAACAACGAAAACAAAGTTGAAACCATCGCCTACAAGGTTGAGGAAGAAGGTGAAAAAGAAGCGGGAAGCGTTGGCGGAATACGCCTTGAGAAGGAGATAGAGGACTTTATATCCGGTCTGGAAGGGGCACTGCGACCGACAGAATTTACTCAGGATGTTATCCACTACATCTCATCAATTTACCGTCCCGGTAAATCTGTCGCTGAGGCGTTCAGTGAAATGATGTTCAAGTTTTTTGACAAGTACGGGCTTTTAATATTTAATCCTCAGGCAAATGATGTCAAGAAACTTTTAATTCCGGTATTCAAACATGAGCTTGAAAACTACAGGGCACACGCCACCAAACTTATAACCATAAGCGCCGGACTCGACGAAGAATATCATGCCCAGGTGAAAATCCGTCCGATCAATCTTTTTGTGAATAATGAAAACGGGCGATACCTCCTTGATCCTCTTGAGAACAACGAATTCAGATTGAAACGGAAAAAGGTCAAATTTTCAAAAGATGAGCTGTTACAGCTTCTTGAAAGTTCACCTGAGATGTTTAGTGCAAATGTGATCTTAAGACCTGTATGTCAGGACTGGCTCTTCCCGACGGCTTTTTATGTCGGTGGACCTGCCGAGATATCCTATTTTGCACAGATTGTACAACTTTACAAAGCATTCAATCTGGCAACCCCGATGGCCTGGCCCAGAATAAGTGCGACTATAGTGGAAAAAAGTGTTCAGACTCTTTCACAGAAATTTGATTTAACCATCAATGATTATTTCGAGTTAAAAGGAGAGATATTCAACAAAGTTGCTTCCATGATCTCCGAGTACGACATAGAAGGGAAGTTTGAAGTTGCCGAAAACAGGATGGCAAATATTTTTGATGATCTGAAAGATTATCTTTCTGAAATCGAAAAGACTCTGGGTGATCCTGTCGAAAAGAACAAGCAAAGGACTCTGCAATATCTGGTTGAGCTAAAAGGTAAGGCTGAGGCTGCCAGATTACGGAAGCATGAGAGTACAATGAACCAGTTACAAAAAAGTTATTCCATGATACTGCCAAATGACAATTTGCAGGAAAGAGAGATTAACTACTTCTATTTTGCAAATAAATATGGCCTTGGTTTTTACGAATATCTGATGGAAAAACTGGACGGCGAATCATTCGATCACCAGGTGGTGTTCCTGTAG
- a CDS encoding methionine aminotransferase, protein MKSKLPGAPVSIFAVMSALAREHNAINLSQGFPDFDLDPELIELMDRNMHAGNNQYAPMTGVQQLREVISEKIFRDYGRHYDPNSEINITSGATQALFTSFNSFVFPGDEVIVIEPAYDSYIPSIILNGGIPVAIPLYDNFRYDWDRIKSAVTPKTRMIVLNSPHNPLGTVFHDDDISALVEITKDSDIMILSDEVYEHIIFDGRKHLSMARYPELAERSIVISSFGKTFHATGWKVGYIAAPAKFISEFRKIHQFTVFAVNTPAQMSYAEFLKDPDHYLHLNEFYQKKRDYLNSFFRNSGLKFTPAEGTYFQIYDYSEYSEDDDFTFAKKLTADAGTAVIPLSPFYSTGSDAKMIRVCFAKKDEILEEGAKRILNYLKK, encoded by the coding sequence ATGAAAAGTAAACTTCCCGGCGCACCCGTGTCAATTTTTGCAGTGATGTCAGCTTTGGCACGGGAGCATAATGCCATCAATTTATCGCAGGGTTTCCCTGATTTTGATCTCGATCCTGAGCTTATTGAGTTGATGGACAGGAATATGCACGCCGGGAACAATCAGTATGCACCGATGACGGGGGTGCAGCAATTGCGGGAAGTGATCTCGGAAAAGATATTCAGAGACTATGGTCGGCATTATGACCCCAACAGTGAGATAAACATCACTTCAGGTGCCACACAGGCACTCTTTACTTCATTTAATTCGTTCGTTTTTCCGGGCGATGAGGTTATTGTAATTGAACCGGCATACGATTCATACATCCCGTCCATTATATTGAATGGCGGAATCCCCGTTGCAATACCCCTTTATGACAATTTCAGATATGACTGGGACAGAATAAAATCAGCGGTCACTCCGAAAACAAGGATGATCGTGCTGAACTCTCCTCACAATCCTCTCGGTACCGTTTTTCACGATGACGATATTTCTGCGCTTGTTGAGATCACAAAAGATAGTGATATCATGATTCTCTCCGATGAGGTTTATGAGCATATAATTTTTGACGGACGAAAACATTTAAGTATGGCGAGGTATCCGGAACTTGCGGAGAGGTCAATTGTAATTTCATCATTCGGCAAAACTTTTCACGCAACTGGGTGGAAAGTGGGATATATAGCTGCTCCCGCAAAATTTATTTCGGAATTTAGAAAAATTCATCAGTTTACAGTGTTTGCGGTGAATACTCCGGCACAAATGTCCTATGCAGAATTTCTCAAAGACCCCGATCATTACCTCCATCTGAACGAATTTTATCAGAAAAAGCGGGATTATCTTAACAGCTTCTTCCGGAATTCCGGATTAAAATTCACCCCGGCGGAAGGAACCTACTTTCAGATTTATGACTATTCCGAATATTCAGAAGATGACGATTTCACTTTTGCAAAGAAATTGACAGCAGATGCAGGTACTGCGGTTATTCCACTTTCACCGTTTTATTCAACCGGAAGTGATGCAAAAATGATCCGTGTTTGTTTTGCAAAAAAAGATGAGATTCTTGAGGAGGGTGCAAAAAGAATTCTGAATTATTTAAAAAAGTAG
- a CDS encoding T9SS type A sorting domain-containing protein has product MAFLRTSLLSILLTGMILAQGTGGETERDLSKYWTRLALDQNFATAAGDNSFIYVPAPNINRYVRVTGAEATLYPNFRPFPTTNSTQSELSIDVHPLNMNILLLSANSTSWSGSSVGTLYGTGTYLTTNGGTNWQGWDDPPYGRNSGDPVSVIAPNGYMHVGYIHNSGGQGVATSSNNGVNWTTSQAGANPSSSADLLDKNHMTADKVPGSPYANRLYDAWTAFLTGSPNNNNIELVYSSNNGTSWSTPKNISGNLNAGSHCQGVNLSTGPNGEVYATFAVYDQWGAGVYGEDAIGFAKSTDGGVTWTPATKAYQAANFGIRGNLKPTSIRVSSFPSMAVDRSNGPGRGNIYITWPQKGVAPAGSDPDIVMIKSTNGGTTWSTPVRVNNDPMNNAKDQYYPWATVDQTTGHVYAVWYDSRDMSNDSATVYMGRSMDFGATFENIKISDSKFKPKAISGLAGGYQGDYIGIAAKDNTVWAYWADDRTNVYQGWVGKATFGPTINHTALGNTENLAGPYVVNAVIESTIPLTTNGVKVYWGRGTAGEITDSLIMTNPSGNNWTGSIPGNGQPATYNYYIKAEDNTGGVSTFPAGAPSNKLSFVVATDTEAPVVTHSVIGDQYRETWPVTLNATINDNIGIDSAYVVYKINTSGTMRRFNLSAGTGNAYSGAFNIDTSQIVLGDTLYYRIVAKDAGAAHTAGYHPSSTTFNSFKFVPDNTLPVVNHTPLRDVAKVRWPAKVSASATDNLGIFSATVEYAKNNGTLNQFTLTNTSGSLYEGFFNLDSTQVAVGDSIQYRIKVVDNSTNRNTVYFPASGTLQFKVINTLGIILVLDDDVVMAERTTSSKGKGDEITPLGASGNIISTTLTSEGYLVDKINFASLDTTTLNNYDVVVLTSGAKTGAMFDDLAKRTAIVNYSLRGGKTLIEGGEVGYIYRSSGTTTDKDPYFRTNLLQCSTWVSDMSGTGLLRKIDPNHQMFTVPNLIADSLAFTGTSYGDRDAMRIIPNKPGVYKIAGWYPTYRDTAGIILYSPSNNPSNVRNAFFTFSLGTMVNQTMAAKLIVNTLNFMMSGGGNIPVELTSFNANADANSVLLTWTTATELNNQGFSVERKKAGGSFTSAGFIAGRGNTLEPSAYSFVDKSLEAGKYTYRLKQVDFDGTIKYSNEIEVEVGSPSVFALEQNYPNPFNPSTVIKYSIPVDGFVNLTIYNTIGEKIKTIVSSVQKAGSYEVSFDASKLASGVYIYRLESGSFSSVKKMILNK; this is encoded by the coding sequence ATGGCCTTTTTACGCACTTCTCTGCTATCCATACTGCTCACCGGCATGATTCTTGCCCAGGGTACAGGTGGAGAAACAGAAAGAGACTTGTCAAAATACTGGACGAGATTAGCTCTTGACCAGAATTTTGCAACGGCTGCAGGAGATAATTCGTTTATCTATGTCCCTGCTCCAAATATTAACCGCTATGTCCGTGTAACCGGTGCAGAAGCGACTTTATACCCCAATTTCAGACCTTTTCCAACTACCAACTCAACTCAATCCGAGCTTAGTATTGATGTTCATCCGTTAAATATGAATATCCTGCTTCTTTCTGCAAACTCCACTTCATGGTCGGGTTCATCGGTTGGTACATTATATGGTACCGGTACCTACCTGACTACCAATGGTGGAACAAACTGGCAGGGCTGGGATGATCCTCCATACGGAAGAAACTCAGGTGATCCTGTTTCAGTAATTGCTCCTAATGGTTACATGCATGTTGGCTACATTCACAACAGTGGCGGCCAGGGTGTTGCCACTTCATCAAACAACGGTGTTAACTGGACTACCTCACAAGCCGGTGCAAACCCTTCAAGCTCAGCAGACCTTCTTGATAAAAACCATATGACTGCTGATAAAGTACCCGGAAGCCCCTATGCTAACAGACTTTATGATGCATGGACTGCCTTCCTGACCGGAAGCCCGAATAACAACAATATCGAACTTGTTTACTCAAGCAACAACGGTACAAGCTGGAGCACTCCAAAAAACATCTCCGGAAACCTTAACGCCGGCAGCCATTGCCAGGGTGTTAATCTTTCCACAGGTCCCAATGGTGAAGTTTACGCTACTTTTGCAGTTTACGACCAATGGGGTGCCGGTGTTTATGGTGAGGATGCCATTGGATTCGCCAAGTCAACTGATGGCGGCGTTACATGGACACCTGCTACCAAAGCCTACCAGGCTGCCAATTTTGGTATCCGCGGAAACTTGAAACCGACATCAATCAGAGTTTCATCTTTCCCATCCATGGCTGTTGACAGAAGTAACGGACCGGGAAGAGGAAACATCTACATCACCTGGCCACAAAAAGGTGTAGCACCTGCCGGCAGTGATCCTGATATCGTGATGATAAAGTCAACCAACGGTGGTACCACATGGTCAACCCCTGTTCGCGTTAACAATGATCCGATGAACAATGCAAAAGATCAGTATTATCCATGGGCTACAGTTGATCAGACCACAGGTCATGTTTATGCAGTTTGGTACGACAGCCGCGACATGAGCAATGACTCCGCAACTGTTTACATGGGAAGATCAATGGATTTCGGAGCAACCTTCGAAAACATTAAAATCTCAGACTCAAAATTCAAACCTAAAGCCATCAGCGGTCTCGCAGGCGGCTACCAGGGTGACTACATCGGTATCGCTGCAAAAGACAATACCGTTTGGGCTTACTGGGCTGACGACAGAACCAATGTTTATCAGGGTTGGGTTGGTAAAGCCACTTTTGGTCCTACAATCAACCATACAGCTCTCGGTAACACAGAAAATCTTGCCGGTCCTTATGTAGTAAATGCAGTAATCGAATCAACCATCCCTCTTACAACCAATGGCGTGAAAGTTTATTGGGGAAGAGGAACCGCCGGTGAAATTACAGATTCACTTATAATGACCAACCCTTCAGGTAACAACTGGACAGGTTCCATCCCCGGAAACGGCCAGCCTGCTACCTACAACTATTACATCAAAGCTGAAGACAACACTGGTGGCGTCTCCACATTCCCAGCAGGCGCACCTTCAAATAAACTTAGCTTTGTTGTTGCAACTGACACTGAAGCTCCCGTGGTTACACACTCGGTTATCGGTGACCAGTACAGAGAAACATGGCCTGTTACTTTGAATGCCACCATCAATGACAATATCGGAATCGACAGTGCTTATGTTGTTTACAAGATAAACACATCAGGCACAATGAGAAGATTCAACCTCTCGGCAGGAACCGGTAATGCCTACTCGGGTGCTTTCAATATTGACACTTCACAAATTGTTCTCGGTGATACTCTCTACTATAGAATCGTTGCCAAAGATGCCGGTGCCGCTCATACCGCAGGTTACCATCCATCATCGACAACTTTCAATTCATTCAAATTCGTTCCTGACAACACTCTTCCTGTAGTTAATCATACTCCTCTTAGAGATGTTGCAAAAGTAAGATGGCCTGCAAAGGTTTCTGCTTCAGCAACTGATAACCTGGGTATCTTTTCTGCAACTGTTGAATACGCAAAAAATAATGGTACCCTAAATCAGTTCACATTGACCAACACTTCAGGCAGTCTTTATGAAGGATTCTTCAATCTTGACAGCACTCAGGTAGCGGTTGGCGACAGTATCCAGTACAGAATCAAAGTTGTGGACAATTCTACAAACAGAAATACTGTTTACTTCCCTGCTTCAGGAACATTACAGTTTAAGGTAATTAACACACTCGGCATTATTCTCGTTCTTGATGATGATGTTGTTATGGCAGAAAGAACCACTTCATCCAAAGGAAAAGGTGACGAAATCACACCTCTTGGTGCTTCAGGAAACATTATCAGCACTACTCTTACCAGCGAAGGTTACCTCGTTGACAAGATCAATTTTGCATCACTCGATACAACCACTTTGAATAATTACGATGTAGTAGTTCTTACTTCCGGTGCAAAAACCGGTGCCATGTTCGATGATCTGGCAAAGAGAACTGCGATTGTTAACTACTCACTTCGTGGTGGAAAGACCCTCATTGAAGGTGGTGAAGTCGGATACATCTATCGTTCATCAGGAACGACAACTGACAAGGATCCTTATTTCAGAACCAATCTTCTCCAGTGCTCAACCTGGGTTTCTGATATGTCAGGTACAGGTCTTCTTCGCAAGATTGACCCGAATCACCAGATGTTCACAGTTCCAAACTTGATCGCCGACTCACTCGCTTTCACAGGTACCTCTTATGGAGACCGTGATGCCATGAGAATCATTCCTAACAAGCCGGGTGTCTACAAAATTGCAGGATGGTATCCAACTTATCGCGATACTGCCGGTATCATTCTTTATTCACCATCAAACAACCCGTCAAATGTAAGAAATGCATTCTTTACCTTCTCTCTCGGTACTATGGTAAACCAGACCATGGCTGCGAAGTTGATCGTAAATACTCTGAATTTCATGATGAGTGGTGGTGGAAATATTCCTGTTGAACTTACATCATTCAATGCAAATGCAGATGCAAATTCTGTACTGCTTACTTGGACAACAGCTACCGAGCTCAATAACCAGGGATTCAGCGTTGAAAGAAAGAAAGCAGGCGGTTCATTTACCAGTGCCGGATTTATTGCCGGTAGAGGAAATACCCTTGAACCAAGTGCTTATTCATTTGTTGATAAATCACTCGAAGCAGGCAAATATACCTACAGACTGAAACAAGTGGATTTCGATGGTACAATCAAATATTCAAATGAAATTGAAGTGGAAGTTGGTTCTCCTTCAGTATTCGCTTTGGAACAGAACTATCCTAATCCTTTCAACCCCTCAACCGTAATCAAATATTCGATTCCTGTTGACGGATTTGTAAATCTCACAATCTACAACACTATTGGTGAGAAGATCAAAACAATCGTTTCCTCTGTACAGAAAGCCGGAAGCTATGAAGTTTCATTTGATGCCTCAAAACTCGCTTCAGGTGTTTATATCTACAGACTTGAATCAGGTTCCTTCTCATCAGTAAAGAAAATGATTCTCAACAAATAG
- a CDS encoding M1 family metallopeptidase has product MPRPVFSILLFLLLYIPSIVAQNSDLFIFREFQNAVKKGTRTLDGVPGEKYWTNSAKYNIKASLEPVTGKISGSEIIEYSNNSPDDLKSLVFNLYPDVYKKGAQRNVKFQPEDITDGMIIHELKINGADIPAAKIQRNKAIGFVKLSEPVKKGTSAKIEVKWEFTMPKNPDDRIGTYGDSSYFVAYWYPQVAVYDDISGWDMIGYEGEHEFYTDNNSFEVELNVPNGILVWATGDLKNGAEIYSKECLKKLDDLKNHDNVTIICEPGQVKNILLPGKTHTWKYLAKDVPDFSFTVANAVRWEAVNLKLENGKRNILINSVYSPGDSLTPEVTGLSKHIIKYFSEVFPAVPYPYNYMTVFNGSGGMEFPMMVNQDTENDRWLTTYVTTHEIAHMYFPFLTGTNEKRFSWLDEGMAVYLPLSEQTNIFPGLKYDEISAANLSRNMGTQSDVPLMVPSTFVYGPAHMTGAYSKSGIAFLILEDIIGKDAMRTALQSFIKTWTHKHPTPYDFFFSINKSTGKNLDWFWKPWFFEFGYPSLILNDSEANTKRKFEVIKKGNCPVPIHLEIEYTDGSKETVTRTAEVWKNGEKSVTFDLKGNKEVKKISLGSPKIPNAVIQ; this is encoded by the coding sequence ATGCCAAGACCCGTTTTTTCAATATTGTTGTTTTTACTCCTCTATATCCCCTCAATCGTAGCCCAAAATTCAGATCTCTTTATTTTCCGTGAATTTCAAAATGCTGTAAAGAAGGGCACGCGCACCCTTGACGGTGTTCCGGGTGAAAAATACTGGACCAATTCTGCAAAATATAACATCAAAGCCTCACTCGAACCGGTAACGGGGAAAATAAGCGGAAGTGAAATAATAGAATATTCAAACAACAGTCCCGATGATCTTAAATCTCTCGTTTTCAATCTCTATCCTGATGTCTATAAAAAAGGTGCACAAAGAAATGTAAAATTTCAACCCGAAGATATAACTGACGGCATGATAATTCATGAACTGAAAATAAATGGAGCTGATATACCCGCAGCCAAAATCCAGCGAAACAAAGCAATCGGGTTCGTAAAACTGTCTGAACCCGTTAAGAAAGGTACTTCTGCGAAAATTGAAGTCAAATGGGAATTTACCATGCCCAAAAATCCCGATGACAGAATCGGAACTTATGGTGATTCATCTTATTTCGTTGCATATTGGTACCCGCAAGTGGCAGTTTACGACGACATTTCAGGCTGGGATATGATCGGATATGAAGGTGAACACGAGTTTTACACCGACAACAACAGTTTTGAAGTGGAGCTGAATGTACCAAACGGGATACTTGTTTGGGCAACCGGTGACCTCAAAAATGGTGCAGAAATCTATTCCAAAGAGTGCCTCAAGAAACTGGATGATCTCAAAAACCATGACAATGTAACCATCATTTGCGAACCCGGTCAGGTAAAGAATATTTTGTTGCCGGGTAAAACTCACACATGGAAGTATCTCGCAAAAGATGTGCCAGACTTCAGTTTTACAGTGGCAAATGCCGTTAGATGGGAAGCTGTGAATCTGAAACTTGAAAACGGGAAAAGGAATATCCTTATCAACTCAGTTTATTCACCCGGCGACTCTCTCACTCCCGAAGTAACAGGGCTGTCGAAGCACATAATAAAATATTTTTCGGAAGTTTTTCCGGCAGTCCCCTATCCTTACAATTACATGACTGTCTTCAACGGAAGTGGTGGTATGGAATTTCCGATGATGGTAAACCAGGACACCGAGAATGACCGTTGGCTGACCACCTATGTTACCACACATGAAATCGCCCACATGTATTTCCCGTTTCTTACCGGTACAAATGAAAAACGGTTTTCATGGCTCGACGAAGGGATGGCTGTTTACCTCCCTCTGAGTGAACAGACAAATATCTTCCCAGGATTGAAATACGATGAAATCAGTGCGGCAAACCTAAGCAGAAACATGGGGACTCAAAGTGATGTTCCTTTGATGGTGCCTTCCACATTTGTATATGGTCCGGCACATATGACGGGTGCCTATTCCAAATCGGGCATCGCATTCCTGATTCTTGAAGATATCATTGGTAAAGATGCCATGCGTACTGCTCTGCAGTCTTTTATCAAAACCTGGACGCACAAACACCCGACTCCTTACGATTTTTTCTTCTCGATAAATAAATCAACGGGTAAAAACCTCGACTGGTTTTGGAAACCATGGTTCTTCGAGTTTGGTTATCCTTCCCTGATCTTAAACGACAGCGAGGCAAACACCAAAAGAAAATTTGAGGTGATCAAAAAAGGTAACTGCCCTGTTCCGATCCACCTTGAAATTGAATACACCGACGGCTCAAAAGAAACTGTAACCAGAACTGCTGAAGTTTGGAAGAATGGAGAGAAATCAGTAACTTTCGATCTCAAAGGAAATAAAGAAGTCAAGAAAATTTCCCTTGGATCACCCAAAATACCAAATGCAGTAATCCAATAA
- a CDS encoding c-type cytochrome, which produces MKKSLYSLLAVAMLTTVVITGCKAKEEKSPAAPTPTSQEDLVKRGKYLVDIAGCNDCHSPKVFGPKGPSPDPNLLLSGHPENVPLDAIDKNALKSWVLFNGMNTAAVGPWGVSFAANITSDETGIGTWTEQQFIKAMREGKYKGLDNTRPLLPPMPWPSYANMTDEDLKAVFAFLKTTKPVRNSVPAPIAIKDIK; this is translated from the coding sequence ATGAAGAAAAGTCTTTATTCACTCCTTGCCGTCGCCATGTTGACTACAGTTGTCATAACAGGATGCAAAGCCAAGGAAGAAAAATCACCGGCAGCACCAACACCAACCTCCCAGGAAGACCTCGTAAAAAGAGGAAAATACCTCGTAGACATTGCAGGATGCAACGACTGCCACAGTCCCAAAGTTTTTGGCCCGAAAGGTCCCTCACCCGATCCAAACCTTCTCCTTTCAGGACACCCCGAAAATGTACCTCTTGATGCAATCGACAAGAATGCTCTAAAATCATGGGTACTGTTCAACGGAATGAACACGGCAGCGGTAGGACCGTGGGGAGTTTCATTTGCAGCAAACATTACTTCGGACGAGACAGGAATAGGTACCTGGACAGAACAACAGTTTATCAAAGCGATGAGAGAAGGAAAATACAAAGGACTTGACAACACGAGACCGCTCCTTCCCCCAATGCCATGGCCATCGTATGCCAACATGACAGATGAAGACTTAAAAGCGGTATTTGCATTTCTGAAGACAACAAAACCCGTCAGAAATTCTGTACCTGCCCCAATTGCAATAAAGGATATAAAATAA